In Caballeronia sp. TF1N1, the DNA window CGCGCGGCATCGACGGCAAGGCCGAGATCCTTGAGCATGAGATCCGCGCCGAAGCCACCGCTATATCCGCGCGAAGCCGGCGCGGTTTCGATAATCCCCGGATAGGGATTACACGTATCCGAACTCCAGCAACGCCCCGTCGATGTATTGACAATACTCGCCAGTTTCGAAGGATCGATACCGAGCGTTTCTCCGAGTTTCATTGCTTCGGCTACGCCGATCATCGAAATACCAAGCAGCAGGTTATTGCAGATCTTCGCAATCTGGCCCGTTCCCGTTTCGCCGCAACGCACCATGTTTTTACCCATGCCCGCCAACACGGGACGCAAGGTTTCGAAAAGCGCTTCTTCCGCGCCGACCATGAAGGTGAGCGTGCCAGCCTGCGCGCCGACCACGCCGCCGGACACCGGCGCGTCCGCGAACGGATTGCCGTGCTCCGCCGCCGCCGCGCCGATGAACTTCGCCGTCGCCGGGTCGATCGTGCTGCTGTCCACGAGCGGAACGCCTGCCTTGACGCCCGCGAGCACGCCGTCATCGCCGAGATAGACCGCCTTCACGTGCGCGGCGGCGGGCAGCATGGTGATGACCACTTCCGCGTCCCGCACCGCGTCGCTCGGGCGCGCGGCGAGCGTCGCGCCTGCCGCTTTCGCCGCATCGAGCGCGGGCGTGGAAAGATCGAACGCCGTCACCGCGTGACCGGCCTTGAGGAGATTCGCCGCCATCGGGCCACCCATGTGCCCGAGTCCGATAAAGCCGATATGCATCGCTGTCTCCTGTTTAACGCAACGCGATGGTCGTGTTGACGCCGTCGTTGACGGTGGCGTCGTCGAACCAGCGCGCGGTCACGGTTTTAGTCTGCGTATAGAACTGCACGACCTGCTTGCCGTACGGACCGAGATCGCCGAGCTTCGAGCCGCGCGATCCCGTGAAGCTGAACGCGGGCACCGGCACCGGAATCGGAATGTTGATGCCGACTTGACCGATATCGATCTCGCTCTGGAACTTGCGCGCCGCCGCGCCGCTTTGCGTGAAGAGGCCGACGCCGTTGCCCATCGGATTGCGGTTCACGAGTTCGATCGCGTCTTCGAGCGTCGCCGCTTCCAGCACGCACAGCACCGGCCCGAATATCTCCTGCTTATAGATGGTCATCTCGGTGGTGACGCCCGTGAAAATGGTCGGCGCGATGAAGTTACCGCTCTCGTAGCCTTCGATCGACACGTCGCGTCCGTCGAGCGCGAGCGTCGCGCCCTCTTCCACGCCTTGGCCGATCAGCCCGAGAATGCGTTCCTTCGCTGCCTTCGATACAACCGGCCCGACATCCGTATTCGGCTCCGTGCCGCCGTTGACTTTTAGCGAGCGCGCGCGTTCGACGAGTTCCGGCACCCAGTCCTTGGCCGCGCCCACGAACACCGCGACCGAGGTCGCCATGCAGCGTTGTCCCGCCGCGCCGAAGCCCGCGCCCGCGAGCGCGTTGAGCGTCTGCTCCTTGTTGGCGTCGGGCAGGACGACGGCGTGATTCTTGGCGCCCATCATCGACTGGACGCGCTTGCCGTGCTGGCTTGCGAGGTTGTACACGTGCGTGCCGACCGCCGTCGAGCCGACGAAGGAAATCGCGCGGATCAGCGGATGCGTGCAGATGGCATCCACCACTTCCTTGCCGCCGTGCACGACGTTGAGCACGCCCGGCGGAATGCCCGCTTCGACCGCGAGTTCGACCAGTTCCATGGTCGAAAGCGGATCTTGTTCCGATGGCTTCAGCACGAAAGTGTTGCCGCAGACGATCGCCATCGGGAACATCCAGAGCGGGATCATGGCCGGAAAGTTGAAAGGCGTGATGCCCGCGCAGACGCCAATCGGCTGGCGCAGCGTGTAGGTATCCACGCCGCCCGCGACGTTCTCCGAAAACTCGCCCTGTTGCAGCGTGCTGATGGAACACGCATGTTCGACGACTTCGAGGCCGCGGAAGATATCGCCTTCGGCATCGGCCAGCGTCTTGCCTTGCTCGGCGGTCAGCGTCTGCGCCACGCGTTTCAGGTTCTGCCGCACCAAATCCTGAAAGCGCAGCATGAGGCGCATGCGCACGCCGAGCGGTGTGGTGCGCCAGGTCTGAAACGCCTTGTGCGCGGCAGTGACGGCGGCATCGACTTCTTCCTTGGTCGCGAACGGCACGCGGCCGACGACTTCCTGCGTCGCCGGATTGACGATATCGCGCCAATCCGCAGTCTTCGAGTCGATGAATTTGCCGTCGATCAGCAATTTGGCCGTGCGAGTCGACGTGTCTGCGCGAGCCACGCCTTGAGCCGGATGTTCAGCAGCAATATTCACGAATGTCTCCTTGTTGGAATGTCATGCAGAAAGGACGAACGGAAGCGACGGGACGCGCCAGAAGGCCAGCGGCAAGGGAATCAGCATGTCGTCTCCGGAATCGTTATCGGCGCGCCGTCATGCAGCGCACTCGTACCCTTGAGTATAGTTATGCAAAAGTCCATCGACGCGCCATAAAAACACCCGATCGATATGCAAAAACACACGAACTTCGATCTAAGCAAACTCAACTGGGACGACCTGCGCTATTTCCTCGAAGTCGCCCGCACGCAGCGCGCGAGCCACGCCGCCAAGCGGCTGGGCGTGGATTACACGACGGTCGCGCGGCGCATTCGCGTGCTGGAAGACGCACTCGGCGCGCTGCTCTTCGATAAATCGCGCAGTGGCGGCTTCGTCCTTACGGCGGAAGGACAACATCTGCTCGGTTTCGTCGATTCGATCGAGACCACGGTACAGTCCGGCACCGAGCAAATTGCCAACACGGGCCACGCGCTGTCCGGCCACGTGCGTGTCGGCTCGACGGAAGGTTTCGGCTGCTTTTTCCTTGCGCCGCAACTCGCGCGCTTTCAAGATGCGCATCCGAACATTTCCATCGATCTGCTGCCCGTGCCGCATTTCGTGAGTCTCTCGAAACGCGAAGCGGATATCGCCGTCACGCTCGAACGCCCGGAGCAAGGCCAGTACGTCTACACGAAGCTCTGCGATTACCGACTCAAGCTCTACGCCACCGCCGAATATCTCGACGCGCATCCGCGCATCCAGACGAAGGACGATCTGCCGCGTCATCGTTTCGCGAGTTATATCGACGATCTCGCCTTCAGCTACGAGCTGCTTTACTTGGAGCGCGCGGTGCCGGGCGCGGTTTCGCGCTTTCGCAGCACGAGCGTGATCGGGCAGTACTTCGCCGCGTTGCAGGGCCGCGCGCTCGCCATCCTGCCGTGCTTCATGGCCGCGCCGGATGCGCGACTCGTGGCGGTGTTGCCGGAGCAAGTCGAAGTGACGCGGGCGTTTTATCTTTCTTGCCGCGAGGACTTGCGCAAGCTCAGACGCATCACGACAGTGTGGGATTACTTGCGCGAAGCAGCGGACGCCAACCGCGCGTTTCTCATGGGCAGCGACTCGAACATGACGTGGGTCGACGTCAAGGCATCCTGATTAATTCCGAGAAAAATAAAGCAAAAAACGGAATTCGTAGCATTTTGATTCGAGACCTCAAATACGCGCATTCGTGCGGCATAATCGCCGGCCGGTTTCCATGTTCGATCCGCGCCGCGATCCTCCTATCCTCATGCTTTCGCCTAGTTTCATCCTGCTTCAATCCGCACGGGCTCACGACGCCCGTTCTGCTCGCGCGTCTCGCTAATGGCTTTCGTCATCTGGTCACGGCGATCGGTATCGAGCAAGCGCATTCGCTTCGTCGAAGCGCGTACCGCGCGTGCAATCGCCGTCGTCGCGCTGATCGCGCTGCTCATCGCGGCGCTCGCGCTCGGCATTGCCATCGGCACGATCTTCGGGCGCAGTCATCTCGGCGAGGAACACGCGCTCGTCTCGCGCAATTCCTACGAGATCGAACAACTCGGCCGTCTCAATGCCTCGCTGATCGAACTCGCGCCGCGCGTGGAAAGTCTTGCCGCGCAAGTCGGCGAACTGCACGATTTCGACGCTCACCTCAAGGCCGCGAACGGCGGCGAGGGCGGAGCACCCGGTGTCCACGACGTCCCCCCGCTGCCCGATAGCGACGAAGGCGGCCCCGCACTCGATGGCGCGGGCGGCCCCGAACTGCCACCGCATCTTTGCGATACGAACAGCAGCGCGACCGGCTCGCCCCGGCAGCGCATGAAGCGCGCCGAGCAGATCATCGACTGTATCGGCGACAAACTCTCGCTGCTCCAGGACAAGACCTTTGCACACTACGCCGCCTACATGGCCTACCCCGGCCGCGATCCTGCGCCGGGCTCGCACTTCGGCTCGCCTTACGGCAATCGCTTCGACCCGTTCACCGGCAGGCTCAGTTTCCATCCCGGCATGGATCTGGTCGCGCCCACGGGCACACCCATTCTCGCGAGTGCGGGCGGTCGCGTGGTCCAGGCCGGCGAGCATTCCGGCTATGGCAATGCGGTGGATATCCGTCACAGCAACGGCGTCGTCACGCGTTACGGCCATGCATCGAAACTGCTCGTGCATCAGGGCGAGTACGTGATGCCGGGACAAGAGATCGCCGAAGTCGGTTCCACGGGGCGTTCGACCGGACCGCATCTGCACTTCGAGGTGATCCTCGATGGCGCGCAGATCAATCCGAAGCCCTATCTCATGCTTTTCAGGGGCATCGCTCATGCGCAAGGCTGATTCCAAACGGGCGTCGATGCAACTCGCGCGCCACACCTACTCGCTCACGCCCAAGCGCAGTCTCGCGTTCGTACCGGGCGTCATCGCCGCGGTCTGCGCCATCGCCGCGCTCGGCGCTGCCGGCTATTCGCTCAAGACTTCGCACGAACAGGCGCGCAAGCTCGACGTGCTGTGCGCGCCGCCCGCCCCCGAACAGACGTTGCGCGATCAACTTCAGCATGCGCAATTCGCGCTCGAACAGGAAGCCGCGACGCGCACGGCGCTCGAACAACGCGCGGCGCAGGCCACCGCGCAGATCGAGAAATTACAGACCGATCTCGCCTTCCTCAAGAAACAGCGTTGATGCGCTTCTCGCCGCGCCGCCGGCGTCGCTCGTCACATCCAAACAGCATTGCAAGGACTCGATATGTTTTCATCGAAGAAAGACACTCAAGGCGTGAAGCAAGCCAAGCTTGCCACGCTCATCGCGCATAACGTTCATATCTCGGGCGACCTCGAATTCAGCGAGGGCCTGCGCATGGACGGTCAGGTCACTGGCAACGTGACGGGCCGCATGGGCGACGAGTCGCTGCTCGTCGTGAGCGATCAGGGCGCGATTCACGGCAACGTCGTCGCGCACGATGTAATCATCAACGGACGCGTGGTCGGCGACGTGACCGTCGCGAATTTCGTCGAGCTTCAGTCCAACGCTCACGTGCACGGCAACATCTACTATCAAAAGTTGCGCATGGACGTCGGCGCGACCGTAGAAGGCAAGCTGACTCGGCTCGATTCGATGCAAGGCGGCCTCGTCGCCACGCTGCCCGCGCCCGAACCCATTCCCGTGCTCGATTACTCGGCGAAATAAGGCGTCGCGTTCTTGCAGCAAGGGAAACAGCGAGCATGCAAGGCGAGGCATTTCCGCTAAGATTCGAGAGATGAAGAGGCCACGCGCTCGCGCCCTCGCATGTCGCTCGTACATGACGCGGCCCGAGCGCCCATCGACGCGTGGCCCGTGACATCGACACAACAAGGGCGCCCCATGCTGGTCAATTGCGCGGCTTATCAAAACGGCCGGAAGCTCGCGGACGTGCATATCGACGATATCAACGCTTATCGCGATCTGCCCGATTCTTTCATCTGGGTTGCATTGAAGGAACCTGGTCCCGGCGAACTCGCCCACATGACGCATCAGTTCGGCTTGCACGAGCTCGCGGTTGAAGACGCGCAAAACGGCCATCAACGTCCGAAGATCGAGGAATACGGCGATTCGCTATTCGCCGTGTTCCACACTGTCGAGTTCGATGAAGAAGGCGAAGTGCTCGTTGGCGAGATGAACGTATTCGTCGGCAAGAACTATGTGCTCTCGGTGCGTAATCGGACAACGCAAGGCTTTCAGGAAGTCAGAAAGCGCTGCGAGCGCGAGCCGCATTTGCTCAAGCACGGTCCGGCGTTCGTGATGTACGCGCTGCTCGACGCGGTGGTCGATCGTTACTTTCCCGTGCTGGAATCGCTCGGCTCGGAACTCGATGAAGTCGAGGAGCGCATCTTCGAACAGAACGGCTCGACGGCTTCGCGCGAGATCATCGAAGATCTCTATTCGCTCAAGCGCCGCATGACGATCCTGCAACATCACACGGCGCCGTTGCTCGAAGCAGTCAGCAAACTGTATGGCGGACGCTCGCCGGGGGTGTGCGCGGGCATGCAGGAATATTTCCGCGATGTGTACGATCACTTGTTGCGAATCGTGAAGACCATCGAAGGACGTCGCGAAATGATCGTCACCGCGATACAGGTGAATCTCGGCCTGATCGCGCTCTCGGAAAGCGAAGTAACCAAGCGTCTCGGTTCGTTCGCCGCGCTCTTTGCCGTACCGACCATGATCGCCGGCATCTACGGGATGAACTTCCATCGCATACCCGAGCTGGACTGGGCTTACGGCTATCCTGCGTGTCTTGCTGTCATGCTAGCGGTGGATTTAGTACTATATTGGCGCTTCAAGAAGGCAGGTTGGCTATAATGCTGTCTTGCGGAGTTCGCGCTTGGCGCCAAAACGGAACCAAAACGCGATTTCATTTGTCTAACAGAACATGTCGGCGCGAGGCGCTTCAGGGTCTGTCGGCAGGCTCACCGGTTCTGAGCTGGTAGCTTGAATTGACGCGAAACGGCCTCATATCTCCTCCAGACTGTTGCCAGCGCGCATTCGACACATTCACTCTAAGCTTCACCTGTACCGCACCAACCGCACGTCGGCAAAAATTCAAGGTCCTGCACGGCCTTGGCCACGCCGATGTCGCCGTCCCGGTCATGCCGGCCAGGTGCTCACTTCCGAGCCGCCATGTCGTTCCGGCCTCTGTCCGTCAAGCTCTCGGGCCTGAATTGAGACGCGGCGCGCTCATCGTCAGGGGCGCGTCGGGCACCGCTTTCGCGCTTTGTTTGCGATGCACGCCGCCCTGCAGCGACCACGCCCGTGCAGCGCCGCCCGCCTTTTTGGCGACTTCCGCGGCGAGGCACTATGGCAACGGCGCGGCACCCATGATTACTACTTCAACAGGAGCTCCATATGGCGAAAGAAGAACTACTCGAACTCGACGGTATCGTTGATGAAGTGCTTCCCGACAGTCGCTACCGCGTGACGCTGGACAATGGCGTCGTCGTGGGCGCATACGCCTCGGGCCGCATGCGCAAGAACCACATTCGTATTCTCGCGGGCGACCGCGTGACGCTGGAATTGTCGGTGTACGACCTGACCAAGGGCCGCATCAACTTCCGGCACAAGGACGAACGCGCAGGCAGCGGTGGCCCGCGTGCGCCGATGCGCCGTCGTTAAGCGGCAACGTCGTACATGCTGTAACGGTTTGATCAGGAACGCGCCCGCCCGATCCGCGGCAAACGCGTGCATTACCTTGAGCGGATCTTCACAACTTCGACGCGGCCGCTAGCCAGCCCGGTTGGGCAAACCGTCACGGCTGCGCCACGCGTCGATGTCTGTACGTTTCGCTTAATCGAGCTATCGAGCGGCCCGCATCGCCAATATGGCGTCGAGGCCGATAGCGAAACCGTCTTCGTCATTGCTTGCCGAAACCAGGCTCGCGCGCCGTTGCACGGCCTCCGACGCTTGCCCCATGGCAATCGACACACCCGCAATTTCGAACATGGCGACATCGTTTCCCATGTCGCCGAGCACGGCCACACGATCCAGCGGCACATTCGCGCGCTTCGCCAGCTCGCGCACGGCGTCGCCCTTATTGGCTTCGAGGCTCGTGACATCGAGGTAATAGGTTTGCGAACGCGCCGCGTGTGCGCGATCCTTCAGTTGCTCCTCCAACTGTTTCTCGACCTTTTCGATCAGCGTTGCATTCGAAGTCGAACCGACGATCTTGTCCACCGCCGACAGATCGAGTTCGTCGAAGCGCTGTACGCGCACGCCTTCGTAGCCCACGGTGCGCGTTTCGAGCGGCACGTATTCGCCATCGGGATTGGTCAAGTACCAGTTATCGTCGATGAACACCCAGGCATCCACGCCGGTTTCGGCAAGCGTGTCCAGCGCGGTCTGCACGGCATCGCGCGGCAGTTTGTGCGCGGCGAACGTTTCCCACGTTCCCGGCTGAACCAGACTGCCGCCGTTGTAGGACCCAAACGGCAAATCCACGCCGAGCGTCTTCACGATATGACGCATGCCCTTGCCCGGCCGGCTGCTCGCCACCGTGAACTGCACGCCCGCTTCGCGCAGGCGCCGCACGGCGTCGACGGCTTTGTCGCCGAGCGTCTTGTCGGTGTAGAGCAGCGTGCCGTCGCAATCGGTGACGACGAGTTCGACCTTCGCGAGCGCCTCGAACGCGGCGGCGCCGTCGCCGGTTGCGCTATGGAGGCCGTAGCGGATATCGGCGGCGCTCATGCTTGCGCTCCCTTTTCCTTCTCCGCGTGCTGCGTATTGAAATGCGGCAACTGACGCGTTTCCCGCACGGAACGCGGATGCCAGAGCTTCGCGCCGCCTTCGATGCCCGCCGCGTTCGACACCACCGCCACGTTCGGCGGTAACTCGAACTTCAGATTCGCGGCATTGCCGCCGCCGATCCACAGCTTGTCGTAATTCACGAGCGACGACAGAATGCCGATGACCTTCTGTACGCGCTTGTTCCAGCGTTTATTGCCCGCCTTCTCGCGCGCCGCCGCGCCGATGTATTGGTCATACGCGTCGCCCTTCTTCGACACCGGATGATGCGCGAGTTCCAGATGCGGCATGAGTTCGCCGTCGCGAAAGAGCGCGGTGCCGGCGCCGGTGCCAAGCGTCAGCACGAACTCCAGGCCGCGCCCTTCGATAGCCGCGAGCCCCTGCATTTCGGCATCGTTGATCATGCGCACGGGCACGCCGCCGACGCGCTGCGAGATCAAATCCGCGAGCGGGATGCCGTTCCAGTATTCGTTGCCGAGATTGGGCGCGGTCAGGACGACGTTGTTGCGCACCACGCCCGGAAAGCCGATGGAAATATGCGTCGGCGGTTCGGCAACGAGCGGCTCGACCAGCTTGATGAGCGTATCGACGAGCACTTCGGGCGTCGCCGGATGCGGCGTTGCCACGCGCAGGCGATCGCTCTTCATTTCGCCTTCTTCCGAGATGATCGCGGCTTTCAAGCCCGTACCGCCCACGTCGATGGCGAGAATGCGCTCGGCGCGCGCGGCGCCTTTGTCGATGGTCGTGCGGCTCTTGGTTTTTTTCGCTACGGATGTCGTGCTCACGCTTTTCGTCCCCTTGATCAGTCGGTTTTCTTGATGGTGTCGGTAAGCGAGCGCCACGCGCGGCCATCGGCTGCGAGCAGCTTGTCGGATTCCTCGGGCCCCGCGCTACCGGCCGGATAGCCGTGCACCTCGACCTCGCCGTCATGCGGATGCAGTACGTCGTCCACCGCGGCCCATGCCGTCTCGATGCTGTCCGCGCGCTGAAACAGCGTCTCGTCGCCGAGCATGCAGTCGTAGAGCAGCGTCTCGTAACCGACGTTGGCGCGCTCCGCGAAGAAATCGCCGTAATTGAACGCCGAGCGCACCGCGCCGATCTGCATGATCGGTCCCGGCACCTTCACGTTGAAGTCGAAACTCGTGCCGTGCGCCGGATCGATACGTAGCGTGAAGACGTTGGGCGTGAGTTCATCGACGGGCGTGTCGCGGAACAGGCGAAACGGCACGGCCTTGAGATAGATCGAAATCTCCGTGCGGCGCTCGGTCAAACGCTTGCCAGTGCGCAAGTAAAACGGCACGCCCGCCCAGCGCCAGTTGTCCACATAGACGCGCGCCGCGGCATAGGTTTCGGTGCGGCTGTCTTTGGCGACGCCGTCTTCTTCCTTGTAACCTTTGCCCGCTGGACCGTCCTCGTACTGGCCGAATACGACGTCTTGAGGATGCAGCGGCACGATTGCATCGAACACCTCGGCTTTCTTGTCGCGCACGGTTTCGGCGTCGAAGGAATTGGGCGGCTCCATTGCCACCATGCCGAGCAACTGGAACAGATGGTTCGGCAGCATGTCGCGAAATGCGCCGGTCTGTTCGTAGAAGCTGCCGCGCCCTTCCACTCCGATGGTTTCCGCCGCCGTGATCTGCACGTGATCGATGTACTCGCGCCGCCACATCGGCTCGAACATGGCGTTGGCGAAGCGCACGGCGAGAATGCTCTGCACCGTGTCCTTGCCGAGAAAATGGTCGATGCGATAAACCTGCGACTCCGACGCATACGAAAGAATGCAGCGATTGAGCTCCTGCGCCGTGGCCAGGTCGGTACCGAACGGCTTCTCGATGACGAGGCGGCGGAAGCTGCCGTCCTTCTCTTCCAGCAGGCCCGCGCTGCCGAGATGCTCGACGATAGGTCCGAAGAACCGCGAGCTCACCGCCAGATAGAACACGACGTTGCCGCCCTTGGCCTTTGCGAGCCGGCTTTTGAGGCGCTCGAAGGTTTCGTCTTCGGTGAATTCGCCCGCGAAGTATTCGAGCCGCTCGGTGACCCAGCTCCACGCTTTTTCGTTGAGTTGCGACGTGTGGAACGTGCTCGCTTTGTCGGCGGCGAACTTGCGTAGCGACTGCGTCAGCTCATCGCGCCAGTCGGCGGTTTCGCGCTCGCCATGATTGACGCCGATGATCTGCATGCCGTCGTCGAGCAGGCCATCCGATGCGAGGTTGTAGAGCGCGGGCATCAGGAGCCGCTTGGTGAGATCGCCGCCCGCGCCGAAGATGACCAGCGTGCAAGGCGGCGCGGGATGCTTGCCGGCAAGCGGCGTGGCCTGTTCCGGCTTTTGCCCGCTCAATTGCGTTGGATTCGATTGCTGTGCTTCGTTGTTCTCGTTCGGCATGACTCGTTTGCCCCTTGATCGTTTTGTGCAGTACTCAGGACAGACCCCGAGCGACACGGCACAGTTCAAAAGCTTGCAGTGCTTTGCGGTAGAAGCAATAAAGACGTATGGTTTTTGTAATTCGCAACCTTACGTGTCGTAAAATATGCGCGCCAGCGGCGTGGGTACGGGCGGTGCGGGGCATGCGTCATCATCAACCATCAATGCGACACGGACCTCACATGAATGCCGA includes these proteins:
- the mmsB gene encoding 3-hydroxyisobutyrate dehydrogenase is translated as MHIGFIGLGHMGGPMAANLLKAGHAVTAFDLSTPALDAAKAAGATLAARPSDAVRDAEVVITMLPAAAHVKAVYLGDDGVLAGVKAGVPLVDSSTIDPATAKFIGAAAAEHGNPFADAPVSGGVVGAQAGTLTFMVGAEEALFETLRPVLAGMGKNMVRCGETGTGQIAKICNNLLLGISMIGVAEAMKLGETLGIDPSKLASIVNTSTGRCWSSDTCNPYPGIIETAPASRGYSGGFGADLMLKDLGLAVDAARGAKQPVFMGALAQQLYQSMSQQGLGGLDFSGIIKLYGKTQER
- a CDS encoding CoA-acylating methylmalonate-semialdehyde dehydrogenase is translated as MNIAAEHPAQGVARADTSTRTAKLLIDGKFIDSKTADWRDIVNPATQEVVGRVPFATKEEVDAAVTAAHKAFQTWRTTPLGVRMRLMLRFQDLVRQNLKRVAQTLTAEQGKTLADAEGDIFRGLEVVEHACSISTLQQGEFSENVAGGVDTYTLRQPIGVCAGITPFNFPAMIPLWMFPMAIVCGNTFVLKPSEQDPLSTMELVELAVEAGIPPGVLNVVHGGKEVVDAICTHPLIRAISFVGSTAVGTHVYNLASQHGKRVQSMMGAKNHAVVLPDANKEQTLNALAGAGFGAAGQRCMATSVAVFVGAAKDWVPELVERARSLKVNGGTEPNTDVGPVVSKAAKERILGLIGQGVEEGATLALDGRDVSIEGYESGNFIAPTIFTGVTTEMTIYKQEIFGPVLCVLEAATLEDAIELVNRNPMGNGVGLFTQSGAAARKFQSEIDIGQVGINIPIPVPVPAFSFTGSRGSKLGDLGPYGKQVVQFYTQTKTVTARWFDDATVNDGVNTTIALR
- a CDS encoding LysR family transcriptional regulator, coding for MQKHTNFDLSKLNWDDLRYFLEVARTQRASHAAKRLGVDYTTVARRIRVLEDALGALLFDKSRSGGFVLTAEGQHLLGFVDSIETTVQSGTEQIANTGHALSGHVRVGSTEGFGCFFLAPQLARFQDAHPNISIDLLPVPHFVSLSKREADIAVTLERPEQGQYVYTKLCDYRLKLYATAEYLDAHPRIQTKDDLPRHRFASYIDDLAFSYELLYLERAVPGAVSRFRSTSVIGQYFAALQGRALAILPCFMAAPDARLVAVLPEQVEVTRAFYLSCREDLRKLRRITTVWDYLREAADANRAFLMGSDSNMTWVDVKAS
- a CDS encoding M23 family metallopeptidase, with protein sequence MAFVIWSRRSVSSKRIRFVEARTARAIAVVALIALLIAALALGIAIGTIFGRSHLGEEHALVSRNSYEIEQLGRLNASLIELAPRVESLAAQVGELHDFDAHLKAANGGEGGAPGVHDVPPLPDSDEGGPALDGAGGPELPPHLCDTNSSATGSPRQRMKRAEQIIDCIGDKLSLLQDKTFAHYAAYMAYPGRDPAPGSHFGSPYGNRFDPFTGRLSFHPGMDLVAPTGTPILASAGGRVVQAGEHSGYGNAVDIRHSNGVVTRYGHASKLLVHQGEYVMPGQEIAEVGSTGRSTGPHLHFEVILDGAQINPKPYLMLFRGIAHAQG
- a CDS encoding polymer-forming cytoskeletal protein, encoding MFSSKKDTQGVKQAKLATLIAHNVHISGDLEFSEGLRMDGQVTGNVTGRMGDESLLVVSDQGAIHGNVVAHDVIINGRVVGDVTVANFVELQSNAHVHGNIYYQKLRMDVGATVEGKLTRLDSMQGGLVATLPAPEPIPVLDYSAK
- the corA gene encoding magnesium/cobalt transporter CorA; the protein is MLVNCAAYQNGRKLADVHIDDINAYRDLPDSFIWVALKEPGPGELAHMTHQFGLHELAVEDAQNGHQRPKIEEYGDSLFAVFHTVEFDEEGEVLVGEMNVFVGKNYVLSVRNRTTQGFQEVRKRCEREPHLLKHGPAFVMYALLDAVVDRYFPVLESLGSELDEVEERIFEQNGSTASREIIEDLYSLKRRMTILQHHTAPLLEAVSKLYGGRSPGVCAGMQEYFRDVYDHLLRIVKTIEGRREMIVTAIQVNLGLIALSESEVTKRLGSFAALFAVPTMIAGIYGMNFHRIPELDWAYGYPACLAVMLAVDLVLYWRFKKAGWL
- the infA gene encoding translation initiation factor IF-1, translating into MAKEELLELDGIVDEVLPDSRYRVTLDNGVVVGAYASGRMRKNHIRILAGDRVTLELSVYDLTKGRINFRHKDERAGSGGPRAPMRRR
- a CDS encoding HAD family hydrolase, which translates into the protein MSAADIRYGLHSATGDGAAAFEALAKVELVVTDCDGTLLYTDKTLGDKAVDAVRRLREAGVQFTVASSRPGKGMRHIVKTLGVDLPFGSYNGGSLVQPGTWETFAAHKLPRDAVQTALDTLAETGVDAWVFIDDNWYLTNPDGEYVPLETRTVGYEGVRVQRFDELDLSAVDKIVGSTSNATLIEKVEKQLEEQLKDRAHAARSQTYYLDVTSLEANKGDAVRELAKRANVPLDRVAVLGDMGNDVAMFEIAGVSIAMGQASEAVQRRASLVSASNDEDGFAIGLDAILAMRAAR
- a CDS encoding ROK family protein, translated to MSTTSVAKKTKSRTTIDKGAARAERILAIDVGGTGLKAAIISEEGEMKSDRLRVATPHPATPEVLVDTLIKLVEPLVAEPPTHISIGFPGVVRNNVVLTAPNLGNEYWNGIPLADLISQRVGGVPVRMINDAEMQGLAAIEGRGLEFVLTLGTGAGTALFRDGELMPHLELAHHPVSKKGDAYDQYIGAAAREKAGNKRWNKRVQKVIGILSSLVNYDKLWIGGGNAANLKFELPPNVAVVSNAAGIEGGAKLWHPRSVRETRQLPHFNTQHAEKEKGAQA
- the zwf gene encoding glucose-6-phosphate dehydrogenase, with product MPNENNEAQQSNPTQLSGQKPEQATPLAGKHPAPPCTLVIFGAGGDLTKRLLMPALYNLASDGLLDDGMQIIGVNHGERETADWRDELTQSLRKFAADKASTFHTSQLNEKAWSWVTERLEYFAGEFTEDETFERLKSRLAKAKGGNVVFYLAVSSRFFGPIVEHLGSAGLLEEKDGSFRRLVIEKPFGTDLATAQELNRCILSYASESQVYRIDHFLGKDTVQSILAVRFANAMFEPMWRREYIDHVQITAAETIGVEGRGSFYEQTGAFRDMLPNHLFQLLGMVAMEPPNSFDAETVRDKKAEVFDAIVPLHPQDVVFGQYEDGPAGKGYKEEDGVAKDSRTETYAAARVYVDNWRWAGVPFYLRTGKRLTERRTEISIYLKAVPFRLFRDTPVDELTPNVFTLRIDPAHGTSFDFNVKVPGPIMQIGAVRSAFNYGDFFAERANVGYETLLYDCMLGDETLFQRADSIETAWAAVDDVLHPHDGEVEVHGYPAGSAGPEESDKLLAADGRAWRSLTDTIKKTD